DNA sequence from the Xyrauchen texanus isolate HMW12.3.18 chromosome 32, RBS_HiC_50CHRs, whole genome shotgun sequence genome:
ATTATGGAACTATATAACACAAAATAGGATCTATGGATTTAATTATAACAACAAGCATATAATGATATTACACTAAATAGGATCTATAGATTTAATCACAACAACAATTATATAATTGTTTAACACCAATAACAGTTTATTGATTCGCGAATCGCGAGAGATATAATACCCCCGCGAAAATGTGGGCGTAGTAAAGTTAATGGCGATGTTGAATACATTAACACTAAATATGCACGAGAGTCTTCACATCGCGGTAGACAATACACTAAAAGCCAACGTGATTTCTCCCTTCATGGTAGAGACTACACAAAGACATTCAGCTCTAGACGGGATCGTTCTAGACATTATGACACAGAGTTTGATATCATCAACAATCCAGACTTTTTCCAAGCAGGTGATTTTCCCCATCGTGGTAGAAATTtcaccaaaaataataaaaaaagaacaaataactACATGGATCTGAACAACAGGTCTAATTATCATGATTTAGCATCCACGAACTATGAAAACATCACCGGTTGTGACAAACCAATCTCTTCTCTGAGATTTAAAACCACAGATTTTGACCCACCCCTTAAACTCGTTAGGGGCTATAACCGACCTAATAGACATACAATGAACAGGTGTTTTCCGCCACTCAGAAAAGAGAGTAGGGGAAGAAACAGACTGTGGTTCAGAGATGCGGAAAACACAAACTATACTCCAGCATCATCTGAATTCAGAACCACAATCAAATTGACCTATAAGCTAATTCGCTTGGTGCACCACTTAagtaaagtgacaacaaataTTAAAGACAACCAACCAGTGACCTTTAAAAGAGTTACAGAGGTCCTGAAGAATGTGGTCAGACCAGTCGCCCTCACCCAAAGACTAAAGTCCTCCTGGAGGGTAACGCCAAGAACTGGTCTTACACTACCCAGCTGATACTGGAACAGCATTATGAGTCACTAATTGAAGAGACGATTAGTGACCTCAGGAGGCACATGCACCAAGACGATTGGGTTTGGGCTTTTGAGATTGCAGAAAAATGGGCTTATCGCAACTTCGGACACAGAATAAGCCAAGAGACGATCGAATAAGCCGAGGCTCTTATTGCAGCAGAATTGCCTGTCGACAACACATGTGAAATCAATGAAGAGACCTCAGAACAATCTCAGACAGCTAAATGCCCACCCAAACCAGATGCTTTGACCTGAACAGCTACAAATCAGGGTCAACACCAAACCACACAGTCAGTGGTGAAGCCAAAAAATGGTGTTCAACATATCGAGGTCCAAACTTCCCCTCCTCTCTTGAATATACCACGTCATTCTTCCCCATATATGTTTGGGGATAGGTCATACGATGAGGACTTCCCTCCTCTGCTGTCAGGACATGCACCCTTTCCCCAAAAAGCGGGGGGTGCGGTACCCCTGGAGCAGAGGACAGAAGGACGACGTAGATTATGGGGGgtaaaaaacttttaaaagaacCCTCTCTCCTCTCCCCGTCAACCATGGCTTCGGAGAGAGGACAGAGGGGTGGTTCCCCCGTTGTTCCCATAATACATTCACGTGTCCCGAACTTTCCACCCAACAAGGGTGTTGAATCGGCAGCCGAAGGTCATGTGATTTTCCCTTGAACAATTGAGGCTCAAAATGAACCTGCCAATTTGCCCCTGGTATCGTCAAATGACTCGTTGGGCGACCTCAACCTTTCAGCCTATTCGGTTTCCACAATCCAGCCAGCCAATCAGCCAAATTCAAGTGGCGACGAGATGATTACCCTGGATGAGGAAAAGGGTCAGGAGGTATGCAGGGAAACGTGCACCCTGACTAGACCTAGAGATGCGACTCCGATAGGTACGCCCAACAGCCCAATTTCAGGTAGACCAAAGAGACACATTAATACGACTAGAAAAACTACTGATTCGAGCCTCacactaaagaaaaaaattataatcatgggTGACTCCAATGTAGCTAGAATCACAACGTTTCAGATTCCTGATTTACAAATAGACATCTACCCGGGCGCTAAATTACAACATGCGGGCAATTTACTCAGAGGAGCCACTGTTGCCACCAAGGTGGAGAAAGTCATTCTCTCCTTTGGTCTCAACAACAGACAACAACGCATACGAATGACCTCGATTAAAGAAGTGCAGAGCATACAAAACGGCTAGGGACACACTACCAGACGCTGAAATCTTTATCCCGTTGATTAATTTCTCGAACACTTCCACTCGATGAGCGACTGTTACTTGAAAACCTCAATGATCACATTAGCAAGAACATGTGGTTTATTCCGTTATTGTCACAATCTAAGTTCCACGTGGAAGGTGATGGCATCCACTGGAAATCCGAAATGGCCAAAGCTATCTTGGAGCACTGGGCAGTTCATTTTAACTTATGAATCTTCATATCCACACTTTAGGAAAACATGAGATGATCATTAATTTATCTAAAAAAATTGAATACCCATTATCCCAAAGGCCTTAACGAGGCATAGTGACTCTGTTTTATGGTTTGTATGTTCAGGGAGAATGGATAACTGTTTCTTCTTGACCTTTCATGCTGTGGCTTTCTCATCTTACAGATATTTCCCCTTTCGGAGTCGGGTTTACTCCAAACAAGATAAGGGCCAAAACAacacccaacctaaccctaaccacacgAACCCTGGGCTACTTAAACCCCCACAAGAACCCTatactctaaccctaaccataggaACCCTAATTATATAAACCCTAATTGGACTAAACCTAAAAGGAAGTTAAGTGTTGTTTATTCTTGACCTTCCATGCTGTGGCTTTCACATTCTACAGATATTTCCCCTTTCGGAGTCAGGTTTACCCCAAACAAGATAAGGGCCAAAACAacacccaacctaaccctaaccacatgAACCCTGGGCTACTAATACCCCCAAaagaaccctaaacctaaccgcagGAACCCGGCAGTGCAAGGACCTGATGAGAAAAGCACTAATAGAATAACCCTAGAGGAAAGTGAACTGCTCTTAAACCCTAGCTAAGATGTGTTTGTTTGCTGTTCCAGGTATGATCTGGGTCTGGTGTGTGGTTTTCGGGAGAGAGATGGCCCGTGCACAACCATGTCTGGGGCCCGTTGGGCCTGAGACTTGGAGTTTTttgcccctaacctaaccctaaccctaacctaaccctaactgtctCTAGATGGCAGTATCAAATTCAGCATGCAAACTAGAGAATACACACTAATGTAGTTCTGATTCTGAACCATTTCCCCCATTGCTTTCTTAGTAGAGGTTTGATGGAAAACCTCAagatgtgtctgtgtgagagacgTTCAGATGAATGGAATTACACAGCTTCTATCACCCGCTTCCAAACAagaattacacacacacagtgtcatgTAGTCAATgaacttttatttaaattaaatcattatATAGGACTTTCAAAAGCATTTTAATCtttaccaaaaaacaaacaaacaaaaaacgacCCTTTTTCTCAACTAGATTTTCATTATTAATCACTGTATATTCTTACAAGGTGAGATAAATCTGGAGCAGAAATGTTTGTGTACAGCAGGATAACTGGGAGAAATAAAGTCCATGTAAACAGAAGTCAAAGCACAAACAATGCTAGAAAGACCAGGAACGTGAAGAAATAGGTTGTTAGATACTGTtacatacatattttaaatatcaattgCCGTTCTTTCTCTATTAATGGTAATTTTAGAAAGGAATGTTATGTTGATGTGAACTGATTACTTGTACTGGTATATTTACTATCGTCTATCATGCAGAACAATGtcatgtaaacataaaaaagcgcTTTCCTTTTTCAATCATATATCCAAAAcctgctttttattttaattaagcattatgcaattaaaaatgtcaaatttgcACATCAGATTCCCTacagtaaaatgaaagtacatttaaaaaaaaaaaagacaaactaaacaaaaaagacaaatggAAATGCCAACAGTTGTTGATTTGTGGTCATTGCCCATGAAGTTAATAATAAGATATTGAATGTCGAACAGACTGCTGGGACAGTGTCATGTCAGGGACAAAAAGGCTTTAGTTGAAATTGTGTCGGCTCCTCTCAGCCATCAGTCGTCTTGTGAAAGCAGGAATCGTGCAGATGTTTTCCACACATACTTCCTCTGGTCATCAAAACTGTTCAAGTAATctgaagagagaaaagagagtttGCGTTTTGCAACAGATTATATAATTGATCATTTTATCAGAGTAATATTTCTCTGACTGGTTTTTAATCAGTGAATCTCAGTTTTGGGAAACATTAAATTTGAAGATACatttacacaaaattaaatagaatttaaataaaacagagaAATATTTAAAGGCTTTGTTCTTCATCACTATGAATCGATACAACATGTACTCCAGAGACAAAATCAGTAGAGAGTTTTTTGGAATTAACAAACTATTTCAATAAAATGAATCAGGATTTTCAAACGCTGCTGTACATAAAAGAGCACGCCGTTTTGGTCCGTTTGTTTATAAATGTGCTTGTGCCATAAATGATGTGTCACTAATGTAGAAACAGTTTGTAGCGTCACAGTAACCCAACAGTCTCAAACGCTGCTTCTGTGTATTTCTACATACCTCGAATCATCTTCCTGCTTTTGTCTTCTAGAAGAGCCCACAGTCCTTCAAGTTGTTTTTAATGATGACGTCAGTGACGGCGTCAAAAACAAACTGGACGTTCTTGGTGTCGGTGGCACAGGTGAAGTGAGGGTAAATCTCCTTGGTTTCTTTTTTCTTGTTCAGGTCCTCAAACTTGGAGCGGATGTACTCTGCGGCCTCATCATAATTGTTGACACCTTgtttaaagtgaaaataaaaggaACAATGAGAAAACAGCAGGGGACAAGAGAGACAGAAAATGAGTGAGAGACATGAAgccagaaaaaaatataaacgggttaaaaaaggagataaaaaaaGTGACACTTTGCTTAATAATAATTGTCCCTCTGAGCTATAACATGCTTTTTATATCTTCCAACTGATTAATATCAGTGAAACCATCCGTCCCAGTTCCATCGATGTCCCTGATGGTACACACCACAATTCAAATACTAAACCctattttgagagagagagagagagagagagagagagagagagagagagagagagagagagagagagagagagtgagagtagagagtgagagagagtgagtgagtgagagagagagtgagagagtgagagagagagtgtgtcagtcgagtgtgtgtgtatgggcgcatcactgtttggtcgactcCTCTCTCTTTTTGTGTCAGGATTTGATGTATTTTGTAtctttgttcaccaagtaaatattgagcttgttcaccaagtaaatattgagcttgtgcatcattctATCGccagtgtttttgtgttgtttcattccaataagttcggtagttttctttttgtgtgttcaTCATTTGGTTGGGCCggattgtgtggatgagggtgtccgtgtcctgaggctgattattgttagtcTGTTTGTGGAGCCTCAGGACCAGCCGAATGAGGGGACTCTTCTCAGTGTTCacttcatggtttttaagggctttaaaatGATAAGTGTTGGGGTCACTCAGTTTTACATGTTTCCAAAATGTAATGGCTCTTTTCTCAATGTGGATTaatagagggtattggcctaattctgccctgcatgaaTTATTAGGTGTGTTTTCTCTACCCTAATAATGCTTTTACAGAACTTTGTATGCAGGGCTTCAATCTGATTTTTGTCCCATTTGTCAAATTGGTGATTTAGGAGAGGCCTCCAAAACTTTGCTGCCATATAGTGCAACAGGTTCAATAACTGACtggaatattttgagccagattctAATTGGGGTTTCAAATTGGATAGATGATTTAATGGCATAGAAAGCCCCTCTTGCTTTCGCTTTCAGTTCATTCATGGCCAAGTTTCCCTTTGCCCTGAAGTTCACCCCAAGGTAAGTGTAGTTTGTGGCATGATCAATGTTGTTCATACCAAAGGTGAAACTGTATTtctttccctgacatctgggtctctcacattctctctctttatctctctcatttttattttttattgattcatctattaaacaaagaaaagaaaaatgtatacaaaaataatcaatatttaaCACTCACTATTTCTCCACCCAATCCCCAACCCAAGCACGACCCCCAACAACACCGCAGTGGTCACACTAaccccaacaaaaaaacaaaacaaataaaacacacctcccctacacctctctctccactgttcctccctgagagccctccaaaaaagacagatatttgccccatttctccCCAAACAGGTCTAGACTCCCCAGTCTTCTAGATACCCCCTCCTCAAAAGCCACCACTCTTGCCATCTCTaaacaccactcctgaaatgggggcactccagctgacttccaaaACCCTTTAAAATGATCTGTCTGGCGATCATAATACTAGTTAGGACccacatttatatttgtttattctcCAAATGAATGACTGCCCCATCTCCTAAAatgcagagtctggggcaaaatgaaatttgagaggCCAAAACCTTGCATATAAAACATGCCTAtaaaaccaagcctatacaatctagagggggtccaatagaatctatgtataTTCTTAAATtgtataaggtgcacccttgaatctctagataaagacttgatgtttttagaatactagcccacactccctcctccaaaacCAGAACAGCCTGTTCAATACGAAACCAGGGAGggactctctcaggtggaagcgaccaatgagccaaatctCTGAGACTAAACACATAataaaaactaaatcttgggtaggtctagcccacctttgtcaattaaACGGCCATCTTTAATGTAACTGGTGAGTATTGATAAGTGATAATTCGGCTGAACATTCTGTATTAACTTACATTcatgctgtttcaaacctgtatgacttgactttttcagaggaacacaaaagcagattttggggagaatgttagtttcagtcactattcaatttcattgttagtttcagtcaccattcactgtcactgcatcttttttaatTCATTCTCCCCaaaatctgcttttgtgtttcacagaaaagagaaattcatacagggtGAGGGGTagtaatgaaaacattaatttaattttgaatgaACTACCTGTTAAAGTTATCTGCTAAGaacaacaatataaatgtaagacagcacatgATTGAATCACGTCTtgctgggaaacaagtgactgaagAGAAGGGTCATAATGTAGGCTACATACTTTAAATATCATCtgaataaaattatgtaaactaGATGCAAAATTTTGAAAAGTATGGTACCCAAaaagggtccattttgatttaatgtttgtttaatgCACGGATCAGAGTACTCGAAAGCTCTCCTGGAGCACTTGTGCACTTGATTTAGATGGTTATTGGGTTGTTGACTGGTGTATTGCACCTGTGTATTCAGGGAAGCAGATGGTGAGCGGGCTGTGTGTGATCTTCTGCTCAAACAGATCTTTCTTGTTGAGGAACAGGATGATGGAGGTCTCGGTGAACCACTTGTTGTTGCAGATGCTGTCGAAGAGCTTCATGCTCTCATGCATTCGGTTCTGGTGTGGAACAGAGAGAATACTCAGTATTCAACATAGACATCTTTAAGGGTAAGCAGTAGCACAATAAAAGAGCCTGTAAAAACTGAAGGATCAAagaggggtttgggttagggttaaaaaaaattctaccaCTGTTTTTGGTGCAAGGAAACCTGACAAACATTGTAAGTGGACTCCAgggaatgaaaatgaaatgctgcaaGTGAAGAAACTGGCCCTTTTAGTTCTTAATATTGTGATGAGTTGTGCTTTATGGACCGATCCAGGAGAAAAGTTGAATGATCTCACCATCTCTTCATCTTCAGCCAGCACCAGGTCATACGCACTCATGGCCACACAGAAGATAATGGCCGTCACGCCTTCGAAACAGTGGATCCACTTCTTTCTCTCTGAACGCTGACCGCCGACATCAAACATCCTAAAAACAGAGAGCAGACGCTCTTAATGATCTGCAGTACTAACACAACTGAAGAAAAACACATATCACCGAGCAAAATGCCCTTAACAACCTAAAACAGAAGAGAGAACATTAGATCAGCCACACAGACAAGATGACTCCAATAACTGATactgaaaacaaaatatttctcCAAGCTGTGATGGGCAGGAAAACAGTCCATTCATAAaagttataaataataaaaaaatgaaaatacttatTGGCTAACTCTTTCAGGCCTTTTGCGCTAATGAGCATTTAAAGTTGATGTGTCGCTTTCAGTTCCGAGATACACGAGAATCAGTGATGTGTGACGTGTGTTTACATGGCATAACTGATACGAGAACTGGTCCCTTCCTCTCCTTCAGACCAGTGGACATCCACGAGTATCGCTAGCATTTGTTGACATTTGAGTTTGGCCCTTGTTTCTATGGTAATGGAGGAGTTGAGAGGTGGATGGATGAGAGAGGGAGGGAAGAGTTGGGACTTCCTGTTTGTGGCACACCTGCCCCTATAACAGCAAGAATCTGGAAAAGACATCGTCAGCATTTCTAGGAAGATTCTGTAATCTCCATCTTGGCACTGTTTTATGTGGCATCATCTGTTTAACgcagtacataaaatcatttACCAGACACAGTAGAGAGTAATGGACCGTCTCTGACAGCTGGCTCGTGTTTGATCTTTCGAAAGGTTGGGCTGATATTTCCTCTGTCGATTAAAACTGACTTATTCAAAGAGAATCAGTTAAATCCCATAAACTCACCAAACCAAAAGCCCCAACAGCCTTAGGAACATTAATCCCAAACCTCAATGCAGAACACATGGATGtgcaaaattaattatttaaggGTCAAACAGGATGACGCTAGCAAACAGAAACTTTGGGCAGATGAGTGAGATGTgagatgtgaatgtgtgtgaacaCAAGTGTTAGCGCCACTTCTGAGCGCTCGACTACAAAGTGTGAATAAAAATCTCAGTTGAAATCACAGCAAAACTAAAGATATGCACTGAAAATTCTGCAGCATGGAGAGGTTTCTCACTTGAAGTGCAGGTCTTTAAAGGTAAAATGTGTCTCTACGATGCCGGTGGTCTTCACTCTGGTCCTCAACACGTCTTGTTGGGTTGGGATGTATTCTGATTTGCCTATCCGCTCCATATCCTTCAGAtaactgcaaacacacacaacatggTACAAAGCATTTATAAATAATGACAGTTCTGGGGGGGTTTTATCTAAAAACATGGTACGCTGTATTAAAACATTCACACGGTATTTGATTTAGTGCAAGGGAAAACAAAAGCATGTTTCTCCCACAGTAATACAAgggtaacatgattttaatggtgaagtgtgtaattttccaTGTGAAAACAATTCTATCCCAGTATAATGTACAGAGTCACATTAAACAGTGTAACCCTAACCTAACGCTTGTTTGAGTGGCCCAACATGTAAAGTTCTGTCTAAACTAATACCGTAAGTTTGGGACGGAACTACCGGTCTGTTTATCCCTTTACACCCTGCTGGAATTTTAAAGATTTCATGCTTAAATGGCATACATAAAAGTAAGAGcttatcacacaaaaaaaaaacatttgcaaaggTGAAATGCATGGTATAAATTTTTATAAAACCATTAAAAAtctgaagaaaatatattttgatctCACTCAGAGAGACTCATGATACAATTCTGACAAAACGCACAGATCATGAGTGCTAAAAATACACTTCAGTTATTATTCATATTTGACGTCATATATCTTAGACGGCAAGTATGGATGGTCATAAAATGAACTTTGGTGTTGTTCTCCAACATGTCATCCAATTTCCAAAATACcagaagaataaaataaaatatttttatagtacAAAGCAATCCAAAGATAAAGCATGTGGAACCATGGTTCCCAAGGTGGACTTTTATTTATCAAAGTGTCCTAAAACATCTCCAAGCAGGTTTTAGTGAACACTtgaactgaataaataaaaataagaatgcaAAATAGCAAAAGAATtatataaaatacttaaaattataatcaacaaagcccATAAAGTTAAAATTCAGATCACTTTGGCTTTTATTCAATTGCTTCATAAATGTGAGTTGAGCGCCCTCTTGTGTGGGGGTTAGGGTTAGTCTATGTATGTGAAATCTGAGTACATCAGGTGGGACACGGGGCATTCCAAATAACATCAAATCAATGCAAGCTGATGGAGAAAATGATTGTGcgtgcagttgaagtcagaagtttgacaacaaagtcaagatttCACacctgacctaagacagggaatgttttctacgattaaatgtcaggaattgtgaaaaactgagtttaaatgtatttggctaatgtggatgtaaacttctgacatcaactgtagaTTATAATTCTTTCTAGAGTGTAGAGGTTTAATGAATTATCatcagtgtggtttcaggaagggaaGTTCAACAACAGATGTACTTACAAAATTCAGTAATGAAATTGAAAAGGATATGGCTAATAAGGAAACAGTGGCTGGAGTATTCTTCAACATTGAAAAGGCATATGATACAGTGTGTAGAGAGGGCTTACTTTTTAAATTACATCATATCGATGTGGGTGGAAGACTGTATAATTGGATCCTAGAGTTCTTACCAGGCAGATCTTTTAAAGTAAAAGTAGTTTCATCCCTGTCATCATCATATGATATGGGCTGTGGTGTACTGCATGGGAGCATTATCAGCCCGATGCTATTTAATATAATGATAAATGATATATTTGATAATGTCGGGCCTGGAAGAGGGGCTGCATTATATGCTGATGATGAGATGTGTGGAAAAGAGGAAGAAATGTAGCATATGTTGATGCTACTCTTCAAAAAGCAGTGTTGACTGTAGAAAAATTGTCATTTAAATGgggttttaaaatgtcaataaataagTCCTGTAGTatgcttttttcaaagaaaactaACCCTATGTTCGAAGATATAATGTTCTCCATGTATGGGAGCATATTCAATAGAGTGTGTTCAAATACCTGGGTTTGTGGTTTGACAGTAGATGTACCTGGAAAATGCACATTAGTTCCATAGAAACCAAGAGTAAAAAGTCATAAATCTGATGAGGGCCATTACAGGGTGCAGTTGGGGAACAGATAAGTTCTGCTGAAAATATACAAACTTATGCTAAGACCTATACTTGATAATGGATGTTCTGTTTTTAATGGAGCTGTGAAAACCAATCTCTGTAGGCTAGATAGAGTACAGCATGAGGCCATTATGATATGCAATGGAGCCATTCCAACTACACCAGTGAGTGCTCTATTGGTGGAATCAGGGGAGTTACCATTAGATTTACGTTGGGAAAAATGGTCATTACATACTGGACAAGACTAAAAGGTAGCAAGACTAACCATATAGCAACACATGTACTTGAAGGCTGCTGGGAATACCAAAATGCCCAAAGTAAAGGCTTTGGATGGACAATTAACAATGAggcaaaataatataatatatcaaATATGAACATTGTGCCCACTTTTGTCAGGAAGTTGTTCCTCCCTGGCTTTTCCCAgcaacatacatacatagatataAGTCTTGCTGAAAAGAAAGATATGTGTGAGGTTAATGTAGGTgactacatttgaagtcagaagtttcatacacttaggttaaattcattaaaactatttttttttttaccactccacagatttcatattagcaaactatagtttaaatgtatatggctaaggtgcatgtaaacttctgacttcaactgtatgtataaaATTATATTGATAGTCAGTACTATTCCTTTCTTCAGATTTATACAGACGGATCAAGGGATGTACTGGTATTAGAGTATTTATACCAGAATTCCAGTATTGAATAACTAAAAGGTTATCAAATAAGCTATCAATTTATTCAGTTGAATTAGTGGCCCTATTGGTGAGTCTTCAATGtgtggaggatgtgaggatgttCAGAATCTTTGTCAGCCCTTAATAGCTAGGATTGTTTTAACCCTATCAGAGAGGATCTTATATTAGACATATTAATGGTGTTGCTGTCATTACACAGGATGGGAATCAATGTGAGGTTTTGTTGGATTCCAGCACATGCAGGGGTAAATGGGAATGAGAAGGCAGTTCAGCTTGCAAAAGGCCCTTAAAAGAAGTAATGAGTATATACAGGTTCCATTAGGTCAAATAATTCATGACCactgaaataaataatgaatttgaAAGGAGACTGAATTCTTGTGCTACTGGAAGACAGTTATATGGTATACATCAACTGGTTAGAGGGGAGTCTGGAAGCTTGGGTAGAAACAGAAGTGATGATTTTATGGAGACTAGGTTTCAGACATACTGATTCAAACGTATCCTCACTATACAATAAGTGcctaaccctatatatatatatatatatatatatatatatatatatatatatatatatatatatatacacacacat
Encoded proteins:
- the gnai2a gene encoding guanine nucleotide-binding protein G(i) subunit alpha-2a, whose translation is MGCTVSQDDKAAAERSRMIDRNLREDGEKAAKEVKLLLLGAGESGKSTIVKQMKIIHEDGYSEEECKQYRAVVYSNTIQSIMAIIKAMSNLKIEYEDSSRADDARQLFALAGAAEEQGILPDDLGNVITRLWADGGVQNCFTRAREYQLNDSAAYYLKDMERIGKSEYIPTQQDVLRTRVKTTGIVETHFTFKDLHFKMFDVGGQRSERKKWIHCFEGVTAIIFCVAMSAYDLVLAEDEEMNRMHESMKLFDSICNNKWFTETSIILFLNKKDLFEQKITHSPLTICFPEYTGVNNYDEAAEYIRSKFEDLNKKKETKEIYPHFTCATDTKNVQFVFDAVTDVIIKNNLKDCGLF